AAGCAGCCGCAGCTGGTCTTCATTGAAATCTGAGAAAAAGGGCACCCGCCGCAGCAGGTCGATATCACTCGTCAGGCTCATCTGATCTTGTCATTCCGGCATCCGCAGCGAATCTCGCCGCATGAAAAAAGCACACGACTATATAGGCGCGTGCTTCCACTCCTTGTCAAGGAAAGCCCGGTGCGTCCCCAAGCAGTTGCCCAGAGCCACCGACCAGACGTCAGGATCCACCGTCAGGGAACGAGCTTGTAGCCACCAGCCTCGGTGATCAGCAGCTCGGCATTGGACGGATTCTTCTCGATTTTCTGACGCAGGCGATAGATATGCGTTTCGAGCGTATGGGTCGTCACGCCGGAATTGTAGCCCCAGACTTCATGAAGCAGCACGTCCCGGCTCACCGGCTTGTCGCCCGAGCGATAGAGAAACTTCAGGATCGAGGTTTCCTTCTCCGTCAGACGAACCTTGCCACCCGCTTCGTCGGCCAACACCTTGGCCGCAGGCTTAAAGGTGAAACGACCGACGGCAAAGGTTGCATCCTCGCTGTTTTCATGCTGCCGAAGCTGCGCACGAATGCGAGCCAGAAGGACAGCAAACCGGAACGGCTTGGTCACATAGTCGTTGGCACCGGCTTCAAGGCCCAGAATGGTGTCGGAATCGGTGTCATGGCCGGTCAACATGATGATGGGAGACTTGAAGTCTCCTTTCCTCAGAAGCTTCACAGCTTCGCGTCCATCCATGTCCGGCAGACCGACGTCCATGATCAGCAGATCATAATGATCTGCGCGGACGGCCTGAATGCCACGGGCGGCTGATTCTTCCTGAACAATATCGAACTCTTCATAAAGAGACAGCTGCTCCACAAGCGCTTCGCGCAGTTCGTTGTCATCGTCAACGAGGAGAATTTTTCTCGCAGTCATATTTCGCTCCCGGATAGGCCTATCACCATAGCTTAGCAAATGTCTTTGTGGAACAGCATGCCAAGCATTTTGAGCCGATCCTACGACAATCACACCCCAAATCAACAATGAGTGTTCAAACATTGAATGGCGTCAATAAAGGTACGAAAGAACATGATTGCAAGTCACAGACATTCACGTCCCCGTCATTAACACTTGATCGCCTTCAATTTTTCAACTTTTTCATGTCTCAGGCGTCTCTTTCCGGCAAGAAAGAGACATGATTGGGGCAGGCCCGTCTCAGGCAGCGAAAGATCAGACGGCCATCAACAGCATTCCAGTTCGACCTTCTCGAGCAGTGTCATGGCTTCCTTGTCATCATACTCTTCAAACAGGTCACGGATGATGTTGATGTGGGAATGAACAACGAACAATGCATCCCCTGTAGCCGTGTCACCGGCCCGGCTCTTGTCGATCTTTTTCAAAAAACCCTGCCAATAGGGATTGTCACTCGCCGGGCCCGTGGCCAGGCGTTCAATATAGGTCAGCAGGATCTCGGCGTTTCTGTCGCATTCAATGCCAATAAAGCTGACATAGCGATCCGTTTCCTGAGTCTCTTTGGTCATGGTCATCTGTTTCCTCATATATGAGCATCGTCCTCGACCAAAAATCGGTAAGAACACGCCAAGACCTTGGGAATGCAAGAAAAATGCCGGTGAGTCATTTGTAACTTAACGCCACCCGATTTCTAGGGATAACCACCGAGAAAAGCGGTTGCAGGATAAAAGGGACTAAACTTCAGCTTAAAGAAAAGGAGTACCCGCACCACACGTGACTTGCTACAAATGTCAGACACGCAACAAACCAACCCCAACAGCATCTGTCGCCCATGCAAAGCATCTCCACTCTCGTCGTCCGCCCCAAGCCCCGCTCCGGCCCTCATGACCACTCAAGGGGATTGCTGCAGTTTGGAAAGCTGACTTTTCCCGTCGCGCTGGGAAGAACAGGCATGACAAGCCAAAAGCGGGAAGGCGACGGAGCGACGCCGATCATTGTCACGCGGCCGCTATACGGTTTCTATCGCGCAGATAGGGAGAGCCACCCGGTGTCTACGCTACCGTTTGTTCCCATCAGAAATGACATGGGCTGGTGTGATGCGCCTGATCACCCAAGCTACAACAGGCCGGTGGCCTTGCCCTTCGGCTCCTCCCACGAGTGCCTCAAGCGGGACGACAGCCTTTATGATCTCGTGGTGGTGCTCGATATCAACATCACCACGCGCATCAAGGGTATGGGCAGCGCCCTCTTCATGCATGTCGCGCGAGAGGGTTACAAGCCTACAGAGGGCTGCATTGCGCTTCGGAAAGAGGATCTGAGGCAGCTGCTCATGCACATGAGACGCGATACGACAATCCGGATTCAGAGATAGACCCGATCAGGACCCCGCCTGCAGGAAATCGAACTAGAGAGAAGAAACCGGCTTCTTGCGGTGCCCGAAGATCGCGCTGCCGACCCGAACAAAGGTCGCGCCCTGCTTGATCGCTTCCGAATAATCCGAGCTCATGCCCATCGAAAGCTCCTTGATATCGTTGCGCTTGGCAATCTTGCGCAGCAGCTTGAAATGGGCTTTCGGATT
The sequence above is drawn from the uncultured Cohaesibacter sp. genome and encodes:
- a CDS encoding response regulator transcription factor, with the protein product MTARKILLVDDDNELREALVEQLSLYEEFDIVQEESAARGIQAVRADHYDLLIMDVGLPDMDGREAVKLLRKGDFKSPIIMLTGHDTDSDTILGLEAGANDYVTKPFRFAVLLARIRAQLRQHENSEDATFAVGRFTFKPAAKVLADEAGGKVRLTEKETSILKFLYRSGDKPVSRDVLLHEVWGYNSGVTTHTLETHIYRLRQKIEKNPSNAELLITEAGGYKLVP
- the cowN gene encoding N(2)-fixation sustaining protein CowN; protein product: MTKETQETDRYVSFIGIECDRNAEILLTYIERLATGPASDNPYWQGFLKKIDKSRAGDTATGDALFVVHSHINIIRDLFEEYDDKEAMTLLEKVELECC
- a CDS encoding L,D-transpeptidase family protein; amino-acid sequence: MQSISTLVVRPKPRSGPHDHSRGLLQFGKLTFPVALGRTGMTSQKREGDGATPIIVTRPLYGFYRADRESHPVSTLPFVPIRNDMGWCDAPDHPSYNRPVALPFGSSHECLKRDDSLYDLVVVLDINITTRIKGMGSALFMHVAREGYKPTEGCIALRKEDLRQLLMHMRRDTTIRIQR